From Triticum urartu cultivar G1812 chromosome 2, Tu2.1, whole genome shotgun sequence, a single genomic window includes:
- the LOC125540765 gene encoding dirigent protein 21-like, with protein MAIRHTMQLLPAFIFALALVLMASAAATETIHLKFYMHDIVTGGPSSPATAVQVIKGVVPLANDPTTYFGDMYVIDDLLTEGPDAASPAVGRAQGFFQFASMTEYALLLTANFVFTAGSQNGSSVAVLSRDVIFDSVRELPIVGGTGGLRGATGYGLLRTHSVNTTTRNAVLKIDMYLRV; from the coding sequence ATGGCCATCAGGCACACCATGCAGCTCCTAccggccttcatcttcgccctAGCCCTAGTCCTTATGGCGTCAGCTGCGGCAACGGAGACGATCCACCTCAAGTTCTACATGCATGACATCGTCACCGGCGGGCCATCGAGTCCAGCAACAGCGGTGCAAGTCATCAAAGGTGTGGTGCCCCTGGCCAACGACCCCACCACCTACTTCGGCGACATGTACGTCATCGACGACCTGCTGACGGAGGGCCCAGACGCGGCGTCCCCCGCCGTCGGCAGGGCACAGGGGTTCTTCCAGTTCGCGTCGATGACAGAGTACGCGCTGCTGCTCACTGCCAATTTCGTGTTCACGGCAGGGAGTCAAAACGGCAGCTCCGTGGCCGTACTCTCCAGGGACGTCATCTTCGACAGTGTCAGGGAGTTGCCGATCGTAGGCGGCACTGGCGGCCTCCGTGGTGCGACTGGGTACGGTCTGCTCCGGACACACTCGGTCAACACCACCACCAGGAACGCGGTGCTCAAGATTGATATGTACCTCCGCGTGTAG